A single region of the Brassica rapa cultivar Chiifu-401-42 chromosome A03, CAAS_Brap_v3.01, whole genome shotgun sequence genome encodes:
- the LOC103838599 gene encoding replication protein A 70 kDa DNA-binding subunit C isoform X1 — protein MNFIHKTDISESTLRIENNFLDLVDFETILSGKPDENILIDVIGEVLDLGDLDTVNCAGGKQRKKLEFTLRDINGLSLPCCLWGTYAENVHTACQKSEDGLLVCLLRYAKIGHFRGEVQISNAYDSSQIFINPDIEEAEAFRQIESGESQAITLSETGHNKLDKKFVSHKWLQYEQKNLGELFESTEIEPCRVVATICDIDTDWGWYYFGCQDCNKKVFPESKTVRRVNGKDVLTYSWWCEKCNQLVYSVSPKFKIHLLVKDDTGESSFMLLDSIATGIVPQYAEYLLDGSLDEPEENAEFPDAITSLIRQTFMFGVYIEKDNATGGGVCYKVGKVWKDLSMLKVLTREESISAHTQGTINSSGSEAPLLLHDSECNESASTPSSKRKSEENIEVPDITSTSKK, from the exons atgaattttattcacAAGACAGACATCTCCGAGTCAACTCTACGGATTGAGAATAATTTTCTTGATTTGGTTGATTTCGAAACCATACTTAGTGGCAAACCTGATGAGAACATCCTTATTG ATGTAATTGGAGAGGTTTTAGACTTGGGTGATCTTGACACAGTAAATTGTGCTGGAGGAAAACAACGGAAAAAGTTGGAGTTCACACTCAGAGACATTAA TGGCCTAAGtttgccttgctgcctttgGGGAACATATGCTGAGAATGTCCACACAGCTTGCCAAAAATCTGAAGATGGTTTACTTGTATGCCTTCTAAGATACGCAAAGATTGGTCATTTTAGAG gGGAAGTCCAAATCTCCAATGCTTATGATTCAAGTCAAATCTTCATCAATCCTGACATTGAGGAAGCAGAAGCGTTTAGACAAAT CGAATCTGGTGAAAGTCAAGCCATAACCCTCTCCGAGACGGGACATAACAAGCTTGATAAAAAGTTTGTCAGTCATAAGTGGCTGCAATACGAACAGAAGAATCTTGGAGAGTTGTTTGAATCTACTGag atTGAACCATGCAGAGTTGTGGCAACTATATGTGATATTGATACCGATTGGGGTTGGTATTATTTTGGTTGCCAAGATTGCAACAAGAAAGTTTTTCCAGAGTCAAAAACTGTTAGGAGAGTGAATGGAAAAGATGTTCTCACTTATTCTTGGTGGTGTGAAAAATGCAACCAATTAGTGTATTCTGTGTCACCAAA ATTTAAAATTCATTTGCTGGTTAAAGATGATACTGGTGAATCATCTTTTATGTTGTTGGATTCAATTGCTACGGGGATTGTTCCTCAATATGCGGAATACCTACTGGACGGTTCATTAGATGAA CCTGAAGAAAATGCAGAATTTCCCGACGCAATAACATCTTTGATCAGGCAAACATTTATGTTTGGAGTTTACATTGAAAAAGACAATGCTACTGGTGGAGGTGTTTGTTACAAAGTTGGCAAGGTTTGGAAAGATCTAAGCATGCTAAAGGTTTTGACCCGTGAAGAATCCATTTCTGCTCATACCCAAGGAACTATCAACAGTTCTGGTTCTGAG GCACCACTTTTGCTACACGACAGTGAATGTAATGAGTCTGCATCTACTCCTTCTTCAAAACGCAAGAGTGAAGAAAACATAGAAGTGCCTGATATTACATCGACTTCAAAAAAGTAG
- the LOC103838599 gene encoding replication protein A 70 kDa DNA-binding subunit C isoform X2, whose product MNFIHKTDISESTLRIENNFLDLVDFETILSGKPDENILIDVIGEVLDLGDLDTVNCAGGKQRKKLEFTLRDINGLSLPCCLWGTYAENVHTACQKSEDGLLVCLLRYAKIGHFRGEVQISNAYDSSQIFINPDIEEAEAFRQIQAITLSETGHNKLDKKFVSHKWLQYEQKNLGELFESTEIEPCRVVATICDIDTDWGWYYFGCQDCNKKVFPESKTVRRVNGKDVLTYSWWCEKCNQLVYSVSPKFKIHLLVKDDTGESSFMLLDSIATGIVPQYAEYLLDGSLDEPEENAEFPDAITSLIRQTFMFGVYIEKDNATGGGVCYKVGKVWKDLSMLKVLTREESISAHTQGTINSSGSEAPLLLHDSECNESASTPSSKRKSEENIEVPDITSTSKK is encoded by the exons atgaattttattcacAAGACAGACATCTCCGAGTCAACTCTACGGATTGAGAATAATTTTCTTGATTTGGTTGATTTCGAAACCATACTTAGTGGCAAACCTGATGAGAACATCCTTATTG ATGTAATTGGAGAGGTTTTAGACTTGGGTGATCTTGACACAGTAAATTGTGCTGGAGGAAAACAACGGAAAAAGTTGGAGTTCACACTCAGAGACATTAA TGGCCTAAGtttgccttgctgcctttgGGGAACATATGCTGAGAATGTCCACACAGCTTGCCAAAAATCTGAAGATGGTTTACTTGTATGCCTTCTAAGATACGCAAAGATTGGTCATTTTAGAG gGGAAGTCCAAATCTCCAATGCTTATGATTCAAGTCAAATCTTCATCAATCCTGACATTGAGGAAGCAGAAGCGTTTAGACAAAT TCAAGCCATAACCCTCTCCGAGACGGGACATAACAAGCTTGATAAAAAGTTTGTCAGTCATAAGTGGCTGCAATACGAACAGAAGAATCTTGGAGAGTTGTTTGAATCTACTGag atTGAACCATGCAGAGTTGTGGCAACTATATGTGATATTGATACCGATTGGGGTTGGTATTATTTTGGTTGCCAAGATTGCAACAAGAAAGTTTTTCCAGAGTCAAAAACTGTTAGGAGAGTGAATGGAAAAGATGTTCTCACTTATTCTTGGTGGTGTGAAAAATGCAACCAATTAGTGTATTCTGTGTCACCAAA ATTTAAAATTCATTTGCTGGTTAAAGATGATACTGGTGAATCATCTTTTATGTTGTTGGATTCAATTGCTACGGGGATTGTTCCTCAATATGCGGAATACCTACTGGACGGTTCATTAGATGAA CCTGAAGAAAATGCAGAATTTCCCGACGCAATAACATCTTTGATCAGGCAAACATTTATGTTTGGAGTTTACATTGAAAAAGACAATGCTACTGGTGGAGGTGTTTGTTACAAAGTTGGCAAGGTTTGGAAAGATCTAAGCATGCTAAAGGTTTTGACCCGTGAAGAATCCATTTCTGCTCATACCCAAGGAACTATCAACAGTTCTGGTTCTGAG GCACCACTTTTGCTACACGACAGTGAATGTAATGAGTCTGCATCTACTCCTTCTTCAAAACGCAAGAGTGAAGAAAACATAGAAGTGCCTGATATTACATCGACTTCAAAAAAGTAG